The following proteins are encoded in a genomic region of Hydra vulgaris chromosome 05, alternate assembly HydraT2T_AEP:
- the LOC136080360 gene encoding uncharacterized protein LOC136080360, producing MKKQKSGWEKKKEKIQAELKILQSGQKTLPGFFASSSTTPIPSDSNDTFEAITDEVSSHINSVDFSISKTSDHISIQSLQTLDNIDDSIKLWQRPATGQEVSFITCTHPIQPSSVKNTVSRGYKRNIDNEQDETVRTWLSFNQKREKYFCSVCICFNGDANNIFVTGCPLDPTGRSHHLHNINRHELSVAHSAALDAFFISKAGKSTRHLLDQGIKTVVDQNRFVLKSIIKAFRTLVMQGLPWRGHRNENATAILEPYLRHGNIQALLKLLITVDPMLNEHLRQLSANEKTSQKCKFGKKFGAVGRGSKITWLSNDTFDALLKVFNTQIQKRIISLINKNGVFSIQADSTTDIALCNQMCLVIRTIQKQHQVEIAEYVSYIPLHNVIEERLIDMCEITRGRATNLFTDISNMLDKTNLDWKANCIAHCFDGASVMTKLADHFREATQNVNQHIWCHSHRLSLAVVDHCSLIDHPSIQQLFSMLQNLFNFVNAGYKRCAVFVNTVNGSKHNQGGSRKLAKFLTHKWQGRCKAVTSLIGRFNSEDAEKQVNDGLVVQLISTLDLIAADSDFDVETRGTAFTFLQQVLRKESIILAILYSQMMSHVDELMAIMQFRDSDYSSVNQLISATLLKLEETGKKFDHFWRYADSYCKVIISILNYFELSCLIAS from the coding sequence atgaaaaaacagAAATCCGGATGggaaaagaagaaagaaaaaattcaagCTGAGTTAAAGATATTGCAATCGGGTCAAAAAACTCTCCCTGGATTCTTTGCATCATCATCAACTACTCCTATACCATCTGATTCCAATGATACCTTTGAAGCAATTACAGACGAGGTTTCTAGTCACATTAATTCAGTTGACTTTTCAATTTCGAAAACGTCAGACCATATTAGTATTCAATCCCTCCAAACATTGGATAACATAGATGATTCAATTAAACTTTGGCAAAGGCCAGCAACGGGACAAGAGGTAAGTTTTATAACTTGTACCCATCCAATTCAACCAAGCTCTGTAAAGAATACAGTATCCAGAGGTTATAAACGCAATATTGATAACGAACAAGATGAAACTGTACGTACATGGCTCAGCTTTAACCAGAAGAGAGAGAAATATTTTTGCAgtgtatgtatatgttttaATGGTGATGCTAACAACATTTTCGTGACTGGATGTCCGTTAGACCCAACCGGAAGATCACACCATCTACACAACATTAATAGACATGAGCTATCAGTTGCCCACTCTGCAGCATTAGACGCATTCTTTATCTCTAAAGCAGGAAAATCCACTCGTCACCTTCTAGACCAAGGGATTAAAACAGTTGTAGACCAAAACCGTTTTGTTCTTAAAAGCATAATAAAAGCATTTCGCACTCTTGTTATGCAAGGCCTACCATGGCGTGGGCACCGAAACGAAAATGCTACCGCCATTTTGGAACCTTATTTGCGGCATGGAAACATTCAAGCCTTGTTAAAACTTCTTATAACAGTGGATCCAATGCTTAATGAACACTTGAGGCAGCTTTCAGCCAACGAAAAGACATCGCAAAAATGTAAGTTTGGTAAAAAATTTGGTGCAGTTGGCAGAGGATCAAAAATTACCTGGCTTAGTAACGACACCTTTGATGCACTACTGAAAGTTTTCAATACTCAAATACAAAAGCGAATTATTagcctaataaataaaaatggtgtTTTTAGTATACAAGCTGATTCAACAACAGATATAGCTCTGTGCAACCAGATGTGTCTTGTAATTCGTACCATTCAGAAGCAACACCAAGTGGAAATCGCTGAATACGTTTCTTACATTCCATTACACAATGTCATTGAAGAGAGGTTGATTGATATGTGTGAAATAACTCGTGGAAgagcaacaaatttatttacagaCATATCTAATATGTTGGACAAAACAAACCTTGACTGGAAAGCGAATTGCATTGCGCACTGTTTCGACGGTGCATCAGTGATGACAAAGCTTGCGGACCATTTTCGTGAAGCTACTCAAAATGTGAATCAACACATTTGGTGTCATTCTCATCGTCTTAGTCTTGCTGTTGTTGACCATTGTAGCCTCATTGATCATCCTTCAATTCAGCAGCTGTTCTCTATGCTTCAAAACCTATTTAACTTTGTAAACGCAGGTTACAAGAGATGTGCAGTATTTGTGAATACAGTCAACGGAAGCAAGCATAATCAAGGTGGAAGTAGAAAGCTGGCTAAGTTCCTTACGCATAAGTGGCAaggaagatgcaaggctgtaaCTAGTTTAATAGGTAGATTTAACAGTGAGGATGCCGAGAAGCAAGTTAACGATGGATTAGTTGTTCAATTAATCTCTACTTTGGATTTAATTGCCGCTGACTCTGATTTCGATGTGGAAACGCGAGGAACTGCCTTTACGTTTCTTCAACAAGTTCTACGAAAAGAGAGTATAATTTTAGCTATATTATATTCCCAGATGATGTCTCACGTGGATGAGTTAATGGCAATAATGCAGTTTCGAGATAGCGATTATTCCAGCGTGAATCAATTAATCTCTGCAACCCTGTTGAAATTGGAAGAAACTGGAAAAAAATTTGACCACTTCTGGAGATATGCTGATTCATATTGCAAGgtaataatatcaatattaaattaCTTTGAATTATCTTGTTTGATTGCTTCATAA
- the LOC136080833 gene encoding uncharacterized protein LOC136080833 has translation MKLDPENSELKNDLERLSIAYGNGGGSVRMKQLYAFPRSTFQEIRSLIFGNILTEMRARFSDKGCEDLNTLCSIVCPNMLICKTDKEIDAYNFNTYIAKFPSLNNIDCVSLGQELKILRLYLKALGSRRIGILNDDNEMEDSEAENSDNEERVLAENDYKTGAHKEKNHLVHQCLVCTYKYILQRRALGGSLAMKNTFHIYHHILTISVDIDECERVFSALKHVKNKLRNKLTQEHTRDTLLCYYNADILEEIPLDEIVNIFAAGSHERRRLLLG, from the exons ATGAAATTAGATCCTGAAAACTCAGAGTTGAAAAATGATTTAGAACGTTTAAGTATAGCATACGGGAACGGTGGTGGCAGTGTCCGTATGAAACAGCTATATGCGTTTCCGAGATCAACATTTCAAGAAATACGTTCTTTAATATTCGGTAATATATTGACAGAGATGCGTGCTAGATTTAGTGATAAAGGATGCGAAGATTTGAATACTTTGTGTTCAATTGTATGTCCAAATATGCTGATTTGTAAGACTGACAAAGAAATTGATGCGTACAATTTCAATACATATATTGCAAAATTCCCCTCATTGAACAACATTGATTGTGTTAGTCTTGGACAAGAACTCAAAATACTTCGACTCTATTTGAAAGCTCTTGGCTCACGTCGAATCGGGATACTAAATGACGACAATGAAATGGAAGATAGCGAAGCAGAAAATTCAGATAACGAAGAACGCGTATTGGCAGAAAACGACTACAAAACAGGAGCTCATAAAGAAAAGAATCATCTTGTGCACCAATGTCTTGTATGCACTTACAA ATATATTCTGCAACGGAGAGCATTAGGCGGATCTTTGGCAATGAAAAATACGTTTCATATATATCACCATATTTTGACAATAAGTGTTGATATTGATGAGTGCGAGAGAGTATTTTCCGCtcttaaacatgtaaaaaacaagttaagaaACAAATTGACCCAGGAACATACGCGAGATACGTTACTATGTTACTACAATGCGGATATTTTAGAGGAAATCCCTTTAGAtgaaattgttaatatatttgcAGCAGGAAGCCATGAACGACGCCGCCTTCTACTcggatag